One Brachyspira hampsonii genomic window, GACCAGAACCTTTTAGTGTAGCCTATGTAGAACCGTCAAGAAGACCAACTGATGGAAGATACGGAGAAAATCCTAATAGACTTCAGCATTATTATCAATATCAAGTTATAATGAAACCATCTCCAGAAAATATTCAGGATTTATATATACAAAGCTTAGAAGCATTGGGTATAAGTTTTAAAGATCATGATATAAGATTCGTTCATGATGACTGGGAATCCCCTACCCTTGGTGCTTGGGGATTAGGCTGGGAAGTTTGGCTTGATGGTATGGAAATAACTCAATTTACATATTTCCAAGCTGTAGGAGGAATAAATTTAAAGCCTATTACAGGTGAAATTACTTACGGACTTGAAAGAATATGTATGTATTTGCAAAATATAGATAATGTTTATGACTTAGAATGGGGACATGGCATAAAATACGGAGATGTACATTTACAGGGAGAAAAAGAATTCTCTAAATATAATTTTGAAGTTGCTGATACTGATATGTATTTCAGACATTTCAAAGAATATGAAAATGAATGTGATAGATGCTTGGCTAATGGCTGCGTGCTTCCTGCTTATGACATGGTAATGAAAAGTTCACATGTATTCAATATGCTGGATGCTAGAAATGCTATAAGTGTAACTGAAAGGGCTGGATACATAGCAAGAGTAAGAGAGCTTATGAAAAAAGTTTCCGCTGCTTATATAGAATCAAGAGAAAAATTAGGTTATCCATTAATAAAAAATAAATAAATTTACTTTTATAGTTATTAATTATTAAAGCTGTCATTTTATATAATGGCAGCTTTTTTTATATGAAAATCATTAATTTTTTCATAATGATGTTGACTTTATTTTTTAATTATATATACTATCTATTAGTAATTAATACTATTAAGAAAATAAATAAAAAAGGAGACTAATATTATGCCTAGTTTTGCAAATCCGTTTAATGCAAATGTGAATAGAAAAGTAACTAAAGAAGAATTAATACAAGCAGTAAGACTTGATATTGCCGGAGAATTGGAAGCTATATATTTGTATGATGCTCATGTTATGGCTACAGATGACCCTGTTGCAAAGGCAGTATTAGCCGACATAAGAGATGAAGAAAAAGCACATGTAGGAGAGCTTATGGCTTTGCTTAGACATTTAGATCCTAAAGAAGCAGAACATTTTGAATCCGGTCAATTAGAGGTTAAAGAGATGATGGAAGAGCTTGGAATAAAAGAGCCTAATTTATCCGGGCTTACAGTTGGAAGTTTGAAAAAAGACTGATAAAGCAATAATAAAACATAAAGGAGGATATATATGGATTATTTAGCTAGAGAAAGTTCGCCTTTTGAAGAAAATTTTTGGCAGAATATAGATAAAGTTGTTGTTGAAACAGCAAGCAGAACACTTATAGGAAGAAGATTTTTGTCTATTTACGGACCTCTTGGTGCAGGTGCTATAAGTGTTCAGTATGATAAAAGCGATAGAGAAGAAGTTTTTGAAGATGGTTTTGTAAAGACTTCAGGAAGAAAATCTGTTGAGCTTCCTCAGATTTATCAGGATTTTACTTTATTATGGAGAGATTTGGAAAATAATATTTCAAATAAACTTCCTTTAGATTTATCTATTGTATCTCAGGCAGCTCAGACACTTGCTAACAAAGAAGATAATTTAATATTCAATGGAAATGATTTTCTTGAATTAAAAGGAATACTCAATGCTGAAGGAGTACAAAAATTAAAAATCTCTGATTGGGGACAGGGTGAGAACCCTTATACAGATATAGTAAAAGCTATAAATATGATTAGAGAAAAAGGCATTGTAGGAAGATTTGTATTATGTTTAAGCCAATCATTATATTTTGATTTGCAAAGAATACAGCAAGGTACAGGAATGACAGAGGCACAGAGAATATCCAGCATGATTGGAAATCTTTATAATGTACCTGTTATTAAAGGAAAGAAAGCAGCATTGATTTGTTCAGAGCCTCAGTATATGGATTTAGCTGTTGGAATAGATATGTCTACTGCATATTTAGAACAGAAAGATTTAAATCATAGTTTTAGAATAATGGAAACTATTATACCTAGAATTAAAGACTCTAATGCAATAGTTGTTTTAGAATAGTTTGATTTCATAATAACTCTTTAAAAATTATAAGCCTGCAGGTTATATAAAATCTGCAGGTATTTTTATAAAAAATAATATTTAATATTTTAATAAATTAATTTTTTTCATCATTATTAGAATCATCAAAATTATTTTTATCTATATCTTCTTTAGTAATAGTTTCTTTATCATCATTGGTTTCAATAGTCATATTAGAAACTTTATCTTTCATAATAATTAAAATCATATCTTTCATATCCTCAGAAAACTCATCAATATTCATTTCTAATGTCATTGAATTAACCATTTTTTTTGATGATATTCCTGAAATAGGATTATATTCGATTTCTTCAATATTATCTTTTTTTATTTTAATTTCTAATTTTTTATTATTTTTACATTTTATAAAGAAATGAGCTATTTTATAAAACATTTCAGTTAAACCATTGGCATTTAATATGGCGGTAACTCCATAGCTATTAAGAATTAAAAATGCCTCTTTTACTAATTCAATAATTATAACAAACTCTATTCCAAAGCTTCCTTTTATAAAATTAGCATCTACTTTTACATCTACTTTTACAAAATTTTTATTAACAATTTCATTAATTTTTAAAAATATTTTTTCTACAGAGCTTACAATTAATGATAAATCAGAAGCATTCATCTGGTGATTATCAAACATTTCACCATCATACATAATTTTTAATCTAGCTATATGAGGATCATCAGTCTTATTTTTATATATTTCATTTTTATATTTATTATCATTTATTAAATATTTATTTAATAATAAGTCAACATTAAAATTTGAAGTCATTTCATTAACATATTTATTATAATAATCTATAAATCTAATATTATTATAAACATCGTAATAAAATATTTCATCAAAAATTGATTTATGGATTTTTATATTATTGTTACGTAATTCTAAATAAGAATCTAATAAATAAAGATAATTATCTATATTAGTATATTCATATCCAAGTTTTTTGGCCATTTTTAAATCATCTAGAATATCATGATAAAAATGGAGAAAATCTAAATAAAGAAAATCTCTTATACTATTAATATAGTTTGACATAATATAGAATTTTGATAATCCTCTATAATAATAGGCTTCAGAACAATATTTATCTAATTGAATTGCCTTATCCAAATATGATATACTTTCACTATATGATTTCAAATAAAAACTAATTATTCCTTTAGAATTAAAAATTATTAAATCAGAACCTTCAAAATCTAGTACTTTACTAGAATCTATAATAAATTTTGAATATAATTTAAGATTCAAATATGCTATTGCTCTGTATAAGTATAATTCTATATTCTTCTTATTATAACGATGTATTAAATTTTCACCACATATATGTATTACTTCTTCATATTCTTTTTTTTGTAATAATTCTTTTATGTATCTTATATCTATACTGCCCATAAATAACCTCAATAGTTTTTATGAATTATAAATTTATGAAATTATTTATTAAACAATATATAATATACATTTTTTATATTTATACTATTTATATTTTATTATTCTCTCTATTATTACACCTATTAATATGGTTGATAAACCCAATATTATAAAAAATATCCAAGTATTCATTTTCAAATAGAAATATTCAAAATATCTTATATAAAGATTAAGAATAACAAAAAATATTGAATACCCTACTATTAAAGAATTTTTTAATTTATAGCCTATTACAAAAATAATTATATCTATAAATAAAAATAATAAACTATATATTAACAATTCAGATGAACCGTATTCAAATATTATAGGCTCTGCATTATTTCCAAATATTGACATTATTGCAAGTATTATATTTAAATATAATATTCCAACCGTGTAATATATGATTGAAAAATTAGAATATCCATCTGAAATTTTTTTATTGATATCAGTTATTCCTATTAAAAACATTAATATGCTTGTTATAATAAATCTTATGTAATTATTAAGTGTTAAATCAATTCCAGATATATCGAAACCTTCAAAACCATACCAAGTTATTAAACCTATTATAGCAATAGATAATACAGCATAGTTTTTCTTTATATATGCTATTATAAAAAATAACATTATGCTTATAAGAGACAATAAAATAAAATTATCTTTATTATGAGTTATAATATATGATAAAGTAAAAATAAATGCTGATAAAAATATAGAAGAAATGGCTATTATTGCAGAAGAAGTTTTAGGTAAGTAAATATCTTTTCTTTTAAGTATTTCATCAATTATAAATCCTAATAAAAAAAGCAAAGCGAATAAAAATGCTATAAAATAAAGAGAAAAAATATAGAAACTTATAAAAGCAATAAATCCAATAGCTACCATTATAATACCTGTTATCATTATAGCTTTTATAATGGGCTGCCAATCTATATAATCATCTCTATACATTTTAGATAATACTTCAAACTGTTCATTAGTTATGAGATTATCTTTATTCCACTTTTTTAACTCTTTAAGTAAAAATCTCTTTTTGCTTCCCATGATATTTAATAGTCTTTAAATATTTGTGTTTTTATAAATTTCATATTATCCAATGTATATCTAGTATAATCATTATCATTATGATTCATACTTCTTAAAGCTCTTATATATTTAATAAAATTTATAAAAGTATTCATCAAATTGGCAGGAACAATATTTTCAATCTCAAGTTTTATATTATCATTAATACTGTCTGCATTTTCTAATATTATCAAATTGCAAAATTCATCTTTATGTTTGAAAAAATTATCCAAATCATTATTTTCCAAATATGAAATGAGTTCATTTAATTTATCAGATATTAATTGTAAATCTTTACTGCTCATATATACAATTAAATATTATAATCAAATAATTGCAATAGCTAAATATGAATATTTGTATAACATTTTAATAAATGTAATTAAATTTTACATTTATTAAGTTTTTATATATATTCACAAAAGACTATGTATAATATGTATTATTATATCTATAAAAATACATATTTTAAGTAAATTTTTTGTAAATTATATGTAAATTATATTGACAAAATTTGTATTTAGGCTATACTTATAATTGTAAAGATAATTTACATATAGCAAAACAATAAAAAATAAAAACAAAAGGAGATTTACTATGACTAAAAAATTATTCGCTTTATTAATAACTTTAACTATAATTTCTACTTCAAGTGCTTTTGCTGATTGGGTAGTACCAGCTTCTTCGCTTCCTCAAAATGCTAGAAGTTTCATACAGCAAATTTATCCGAATACACAAATATGGAAAGTAGAGAGAGATGACGGAAAATTTGAGGTAAAATTATCTAATGGAGCTAAAATAGATTTCTTATACAATGGTGATTGGCATAGCATAGATGGTGAGTATAATGCTGTACCATTCTCTGCTTTACCTGTTAATATAGCTAGCACTATAAGAAATACTTATCCTCAGGCTGCTGTAATAGATATAGAAAAAGAATGGGGTAATTATAAAGTTAAATTAAATAACTTTATGGAATTATTCATCTCTGCTAATGGAGAGTTAATCGGACAAAAATTTGATGATTAATAAAAATATTATTATGCATATTAATTTATGAAAAATACTAAAAATAAAAGAGAGAGTTTTTATAACTCCCTCTTTTATTATTTTAAATTAAATACTTTATTTAAAAAATTTAAAATCTATTTGTTTTCAGGTCTTAAAGAAGCCTTTAAATTAGAGAAAAACTCCTCTTCATTCATAGCCATTTCTTCAGGCAAATTCTCGCTCATTTCTTCTAAAAATACAGAAGGCGTACATTCAACCTTTCTTCCCATCTTGGTTCTGCTTCTGCAATATGTAAGAGTTAAATGCTTTTTAGCCCTAGTCATAGCAACATAACAAAGTCTTCTCTCCTCTTCCAATCCATTTTCATCTAAACTTTTCTGATGAGGCATAATACCGTCTTCCATTCCGCATATATAAACATAAGGAAACTCAAGTCCTTTAGCAGCATGTATACTCATAAGCATAATGCCTTTCTTTTTATCCTCTTCATCATTTTGCTCTTCTATGCTCATAAGTAAAATTCTATCTAAATAATTTTTTAAAGTAGCATTTTTATTAGACTTTTCATATTCAAGTATCCCATTCATAAGAGATTCTACATTCTCAATTTTCTTAGCACCCTGCTCTTTTGTATCGCTTGAATTTAAAATCTCATTATGATAAGCAATAATATCTAAAAATTTATTTATGTTCTCATATAGTTTAGGACGCTCTAAATCATTTTTATCAACAGTAAATAAATTATGATAATGCTCTATAACTTCAAGAAAATCTTTTATTCCTGCTTTAGCCTTAGGAGAAATTTCTTCCATACTCTCATAATTGAGCAATGTCTCATATAGTGAAACTCCATTTTTTATACTAGCTTCATTAAGATTATTTATAGCAACCGCCCCTATTCCTCTTTTAGGTATATTTATAACCCTAAGCAAAGATACCTCATCTTCAGGATTAACAAATAAATTAAGATAAGCAAGTATATCTTTAATCTCCTTTCTTTCATAAAATTGAAAAGCACCCACAACAGTATAAGGCAAACCTCTAAGTCTGAAAGCCTCTTCAAAAAGTCTTGACTGAGAATTCATTCTAAAAAGTACAGCAAAATCTTCATAATTTAATCTTTTGCTTATAGAATAATTTATTATAGAATCCGCAACAAATTGAGCTTCCTCCCGCTCATCTTCGCATGGCATTATAGTAGGAGGTATTCCTTCCTCACCTTCAGCAACTACTTTTTTATCTTTTCTTTGAGTATTATTGCTTATTACTGAATGTGCTGCCTCAAGTATTGCTTTTGTACTTCTGTAATTTTTTGTAAGCGTTACTATTTTTGCATCCGGATACTCATTTTCAAATGATAATATATTAGATACATCAGCACCTCTGAATGCATATATACTTTGATCATCATCTCCTACAACGGCAATATTTCTGTATTTTGATGCAAGCAAAGTTGTAAGTTTGTATTGTGCAAAATTAGTATCCTGATATTCATCTACCATTATATATCTGAATCTTTCCTGATATTTTTCAAGAACCTCCGGAAACTCTATATATAAATCTATTGTCAGATTAATAAGATCATTAAAATCAACGGCATTATATCCTTTTAAATAGCTTTGATAAACTTCATAAACTCTCTTAGCAATTTTTTCCAAATCATCATGAGGCTCCACTTCATAAGGCTTTATCAAATTATTTTTATATCTGTCTATATACCAAGCGAATAATCCCTCATCATAATTGAGAGTATTAACTTTTATTTCTCTTAAAATATTTCTTATCAAAGTACGGCTGTCAGATGAAGAATAAATGCTAAAATTATTTTTGTATCCTAACTTTTCAATATCTCCTTTCAGCACTCTAACACAAAAAGAATGGAATGTACTTACTACTAATTGCTTCGGCTTTTCTTTTAGTAATTTTGTTATACGCTCACGCATTTCAGCTGCAGCTTTATTGGTAAAAGTAACAGCGAGTATCTGACTAGGAAGAACTCCATGCTTTATTAAATATGCGATTCTCTCTGTAATAACTCTAGTCTTTCCGGATCCTGCTCCAGCCAATGCAAGCAAAGGTCCGTCAATATGTTCTACTGCTTGTCTTTGTTCTTCATTTAACATTAATGCCATAATAAAAAATACCTCTCATTTTGAAAAGCTATTATATATCATATTAAAATAATGTAAAATTTAGAATTCATATATTTTTGACTATTATTTAATTTTAAATAAAAAACTGTTTTCAAATATATTACAAAATGTATTAATTAAAATATTAATTTATTTACTCTATAATCTGATTATAAGAATTATTATTTAAATTATATATAATATTCATTAATTATTTATTACTTTAATAATTCTTAACTTAATATTTTTATAACAAATCTCTATATATAGATAAAACATATTTGATAAATTGCATATAAACTACTAAAATACATTTGCAAAAATATATTAAAATGATACTATAAACAATATAATTTTTTAAAAAGCAATTAGTTTAGTAAGGAAATAAAATGAATATAGAAAATATTAATGATATAAGAAAAAAAGTAAAAACTGTAAAAATTGGAAATGTTTTAATAGGCGGAAACAATCCCATTAGCATACAGTCTATGACAAATACAGATACTAGAAATATAAAAGATACTGTTGAGCAGATAAAATCTCTTGAAGATGCAGGAGTTGATATAGTAAGGCTTGCCGTTTTGGATATGGATGCTGCAAAAGCTATCAAAGAAATAAAAAATCAAACCAAAGTACCTTTAATTGCTGATATACATTTTGATTATAGATTGGCATTAGAAAGTATGAAAAGCGGTATTGATTCTTTAAGACTTAATCCGGGTAATATAAAAGATAAAGAAAAAGTAAAAGAAGTTATAAAAGAAGCTAAAGAAAGAAATCTTACAATAAGGGTTGGAGTAAATGGCGGAAGTTTGGACAGAAGCGTATATAAAGAAGTAACTCCTGAAAACATGGTGAAAAGTGCTGCTGAACATATAAAACTTATGGAAGATTTAGATTTCACAAATATAAAAGTATCTTTAAAATCTTCAGATATAAAAACTACAATAGAAGCTAATACTTTATTTAGAGAAAAATTCGATTATCCTATACATTTAGGCGTAACAGAGGCAGGTACTTTAAGGAGTTCACTCATAAAAAGTACGAGTGCTTTATCATATTTAATAATGCAGGGTATTGGCGATACTATAAGATACTCCATAACAGGAGATCCTGTAGAAGAAGTAATGGCAGGAAGAATGCTACTTAAATTTTTAGGCATAAGAAATGAACCTTCTATAGAAATAATATCATGTCCTACCTGCGGAAGATGTCAAGTTAATGTTGAAGAGGTAGCCAGCTTTATAGAAAAACATGTTCAGAATATCAAAAAGAATATCACTATAGCTATTATGGGCTGCGTTGTAAATGGTCCGGGAGAAGCAAGGCATGCTGATTTTGGAGTGGCTGGAACAGGAGACGGCAATTTTATATTTTTTGAAAAGGAAAATGAACCTATAAAAGTAGCTAAAGATAATATTATAAATTTCCTTACAAAAAAAATAGAAGAGTTCTAATAAATTTTCTTTATATATTGAATAATTTGTATTTATATAATGAATAAAAAAATAAAAGATATCATAATCAACATAAGAGAATCATATAAAAATAATCTGTATTTATTATCCGAAAAATTATTATCTGATATAGTAAAAGAAGATTTAAAATACTATAAATTGTATGTTCTATTTGCCTATTTAATGCAGTTAGAAAACGATGAAGATAAATTAAAAATATCCATTGAATACTTTTCAAAGGCAATAAAATCAAATAAATATTATTTATTAGCATATTGCTATAGATATAAAACCTGCAAAAAATTATTAGAAATATATAAATCAAAAAATAATGAATATACAAAAGAATTAGAACTATTAATGAAGCTGGATATAGAATATTTAAAAAATGTATCTAATAATTTTATAATAAAAAAACATATAAAAAATTTCATTAAAAATCCGCTATCCTATTATGATAAAGAAAAACTTATATTAAAAACTTCCTCTCAAATAAAGAACTATATAAAGTATTTTAATAGAGAAAAAGCGAAATATGATTATATAGACATAATGGAAAATTATAACTTTTTTATTAATAAAAATAATGATGATTATAAAGCCTATAATCTAAGAGGATTTTTAAAATATAATCTTAAAATATATGATGAAGCATTGGAAGATTTCAATAAATCAATCAGTATTAATTCAATACAGGCTGAAAGTTATTATAACAGAGCAAAACTTTATTACACATTAAAAAATTATGAAGAAGCTTTAAAAGGTTTCAGAAAGGCACAGAAAATATTCGTAAGAAATCAATTTGATTCGCCTTTAGATATAATAAAATGCGATCATTACATAGCTTGGTGCAATTATAATTTAGAGAGATCTGAAAAAATATTTTTGGATATTGAAGTAGATGATGATATTAATGATTTTTCTGAAGGCTACTATAATAGCGGCAAATTAAAATTCAATAAAAAAAATTATGAAGAAGCTTTAAAAATATTTTCTAAAGTGGATAAAAACAATAAAAATTATACAAAAGTAAAATATTATAAAAATGTATGCGAACATAAAATTAATAATAATATTAATATTAATTTAATAATTAATACTTTGAGATTATCTGATATTTATAAATATGAAAATGATTTTCATGTTGCAGGAAATTTATGCAATGAAGCTTTAGAATATATTGAATATTTAAAAGAGAAAAATGATTTTTGGTATTTCTATCTTAAAGGAATTGCTGTATATGAATTATATGATATATCTTTTTTAGATTATAAATTAAAAGAAGAAGCATTGTATTATCTTAATAAAGCCAAAGATAATATTGAAAAAGAAAGCAAATATTACCAAAGAATAGAAGAAATAATAATGGGGATTATAGAATATGGTATTTGATATAAATACAAAAAATATAGAATTCAATTATAAAGATTCAAAAAAACATATTTCTTCTTTGAAGGAGATAATAAATGCTAGTAAAAATATCTACATAATTGAAAGTGTATCCGGAAGAGAAAAAGACACTAATAAAGATTATAAAGTAAGAAAAGTAATCATAAAAAATAATGATATATTTGATTATGACAGTTCTGAAAAGATAAAATATATAAATAAAAATGAGATAATCAGCATAATAAATAAATCACATACATATTTTTTAAGCAGAGATGCCTTTATAGAATATTACAATATATTATATAACAATAAAATAGACAGCGAAGAATATATAAAAAGAATAAAAGAAAGAATAAAGCAAAGTCAATATATAAAATCAGTATTTCCGGCATATAAATTAAAAAGCAAAGAAAAAGGAAAAGAAGGTTATTTTTATTCTTTAGAAGAAATTGAGTTATTTGACATAATAGCAGAGTATTTTGAACTTGAGAGAAGTAAATTAAAAGATATTTTATACAGCAAAGATAATAATTATTATAATATCATAAATGCCAAAATAAAATGCTTATATAACAATATTCAAAATTACAAATCAAAAGATAATAATAAAATGATATATTATGATTATAAATTATACTTCATACCTTTTTATATTTTTGATAATTTCAAACAAGAAAAAATAACAGAAGATGAACATAATAAACTTTTAAAATCATACAAAAAATTTTATAAATCATTAAAAAAAGATAAGAAAGAAAAAAAAGAATATTTATATATGGGATTCAAAATAGAAAACAAAGAAACATTTTATAAAAAAAATCTTATAAAAATATTTGAAGTATTTTCTTATGAAGATTATAAAAATGATTCATATCTGGAAGAATATATTGACTTCAATAAAAAATTAATTGAATATCAGACAGAACATAATAGATATATAAAGAATTATACGAATTTTTTCAATGATAAAATATTAATTTTTTTATACTTTACAGATAGGATTTCTAATGATGACTTTTTATTTTTAAAAAAAAATATAGAAGAATTAAAAAAAATCGATATAGAAAATAATAATGAATACGAACCTATAAAGCTAACAAAAAAAGATGAATATTCAATTTATAAAATAATAATAAAAAATAACTATCACAAAACAGACATAGGATATATAGAGCTTTATAATTTCACAAAACATTATTACAAAAATTTTAAAGAACAATATACACGCCATATAGAATTAATTTCAAAATACAGCATATTCAAAAAAATTTTAAAATAATTTTTGAGGTATTTAAAAAAAAGCATACTTCAAATGCAATTAACAAAATATAGTTTATATTAACCAATCATAACTTATTAAAGGAAAATAATCTTTAATTGTTATAAATAAAAAATATTAATAAGGGGTTTTTTATGGAACACTTGAAAAAAATTATTTTCACAGCTGTATTAGCAGCAGCATTAAGCACATCGGCATTCGCTGAAAGCGGTTTTGAGTTCATACTCAATGTACCAGTAGGAATGTCAATATCAATAGATAATTATTATTCCAGTCATATTTCATCTTCTGGGGCAGTGAGTCAATCAGCAAATGTACTTTATAAAACTCCGGCAGGATTAGGATTTGATACAGGAATATCTGCTCAAGTAGGATATATGTGGCAGGTATTAAATAATTTCGGTATAAGCCTTTTAGGAGAAATAGGATACAGTTTTGATTCTAGTTTCGGACAATATAGTTTTGACCAAGCAAATGTAACTGACGGACTTAAAGTTCCTGGTGCTAATGATGAAGACATTGCTAGTGGGCTTGTTGGAAGATATCCTGATGGTTTTAAAATATCTACATACACACATAATTTAAAAATTGGTATATTACCTAAATTCAATATTAATGCATTTTCTATAGGTATAGGCGGCGGTATCATAGTTCCTATGGCTGTAAGCATGTATGGCGAACTTAATGGTGAAAGCGGAAAAATGGGCGGAGATAATGCTAAATATAAAATAGTAAATCCTGTAGGTTTTTATGGTAAAATAACTTTTGATTATTCAATATTCTTTACAGATAAAATAGCTATGAATATAGGTTTATATACAGGTGTTGATATGGTTTCAGGAACTGAAATAACTTTGGAGGAAGGAAGTATTGCTGGTCAAACTGAAAGAAGATATGACAGTTCAATACTATTTACTTATGATATAGGCTTACAAGTAGGTTTCAGATTCGGACCTAAAGCTTTTAATTAATTTTAGACATAAGCTGTTAAATTAAAACAATCAATATTATAAAAATCCTGTCTTATATTTTAAATTGTAAGGCAGGTTTTTTATTATTTTTATATTTACAAATTAAATTTATCAATATAAAAACCGAATTTTCTTTAACAAGAATATAAAATTTTAATAATTAAAGGTATTTATTATGAAAAAGATTTATATATTAATATTATTATTTATGATAACTATTAATATATACCCTAATACTTTAGACAATACTCATATTGATAAATATCTGCTCCTTACACTTAACGGCACTATAAATAACTCCCCTATAACTATGCATATAAAAATAAAAAATCCTAATTCTATTATTGAAGGTAAAATCAGAACAATAAAAGGGCATTATAAATATGTAAGCAATAATGATGCTGTAAAATTGGAAGGCAGTATTGATAAAAAAGGTATGACTATAAAGACTCCTAATAATGAAATTTTTGCTTTTACTTTTAATGAAAATCAATTATACGATATTAT contains:
- a CDS encoding PepSY-like domain-containing protein, encoding MTKKLFALLITLTIISTSSAFADWVVPASSLPQNARSFIQQIYPNTQIWKVERDDGKFEVKLSNGAKIDFLYNGDWHSIDGEYNAVPFSALPVNIASTIRNTYPQAAVIDIEKEWGNYKVKLNNFMELFISANGELIGQKFDD
- a CDS encoding DUF2157 domain-containing protein; amino-acid sequence: MGSKKRFLLKELKKWNKDNLITNEQFEVLSKMYRDDYIDWQPIIKAIMITGIIMVAIGFIAFISFYIFSLYFIAFLFALLFLLGFIIDEILKRKDIYLPKTSSAIIAISSIFLSAFIFTLSYIITHNKDNFILLSLISIMLFFIIAYIKKNYAVLSIAIIGLITWYGFEGFDISGIDLTLNNYIRFIITSILMFLIGITDINKKISDGYSNFSIIYYTVGILYLNIILAIMSIFGNNAEPIIFEYGSSELLIYSLLFLFIDIIIFVIGYKLKNSLIVGYSIFFVILNLYIRYFEYFYLKMNTWIFFIILGLSTILIGVIIERIIKYK
- a CDS encoding tetratricopeptide repeat protein, producing MGSIDIRYIKELLQKKEYEEVIHICGENLIHRYNKKNIELYLYRAIAYLNLKLYSKFIIDSSKVLDFEGSDLIIFNSKGIISFYLKSYSESISYLDKAIQLDKYCSEAYYYRGLSKFYIMSNYINSIRDFLYLDFLHFYHDILDDLKMAKKLGYEYTNIDNYLYLLDSYLELRNNNIKIHKSIFDEIFYYDVYNNIRFIDYYNKYVNEMTSNFNVDLLLNKYLINDNKYKNEIYKNKTDDPHIARLKIMYDGEMFDNHQMNASDLSLIVSSVEKIFLKINEIVNKNFVKVDVKVDANFIKGSFGIEFVIIIELVKEAFLILNSYGVTAILNANGLTEMFYKIAHFFIKCKNNKKLEIKIKKDNIEEIEYNPISGISSKKMVNSMTLEMNIDEFSEDMKDMILIIMKDKVSNMTIETNDDKETITKEDIDKNNFDDSNNDEKN
- a CDS encoding demethoxyubiquinone hydroxylase family protein; the protein is MPSFANPFNANVNRKVTKEELIQAVRLDIAGELEAIYLYDAHVMATDDPVAKAVLADIRDEEKAHVGELMALLRHLDPKEAEHFESGQLEVKEMMEELGIKEPNLSGLTVGSLKKD
- a CDS encoding ATP-dependent helicase, producing the protein MALMLNEEQRQAVEHIDGPLLALAGAGSGKTRVITERIAYLIKHGVLPSQILAVTFTNKAAAEMRERITKLLKEKPKQLVVSTFHSFCVRVLKGDIEKLGYKNNFSIYSSSDSRTLIRNILREIKVNTLNYDEGLFAWYIDRYKNNLIKPYEVEPHDDLEKIAKRVYEVYQSYLKGYNAVDFNDLINLTIDLYIEFPEVLEKYQERFRYIMVDEYQDTNFAQYKLTTLLASKYRNIAVVGDDDQSIYAFRGADVSNILSFENEYPDAKIVTLTKNYRSTKAILEAAHSVISNNTQRKDKKVVAEGEEGIPPTIMPCEDEREEAQFVADSIINYSISKRLNYEDFAVLFRMNSQSRLFEEAFRLRGLPYTVVGAFQFYERKEIKDILAYLNLFVNPEDEVSLLRVINIPKRGIGAVAINNLNEASIKNGVSLYETLLNYESMEEISPKAKAGIKDFLEVIEHYHNLFTVDKNDLERPKLYENINKFLDIIAYHNEILNSSDTKEQGAKKIENVESLMNGILEYEKSNKNATLKNYLDRILLMSIEEQNDEEDKKKGIMLMSIHAAKGLEFPYVYICGMEDGIMPHQKSLDENGLEEERRLCYVAMTRAKKHLTLTYCRSRTKMGRKVECTPSVFLEEMSENLPEEMAMNEEEFFSNLKASLRPENK
- a CDS encoding glycine--tRNA ligase subunit alpha → MTFTDLIMTLNKFWSENGCIIQQGYDLEVGAGTFNPATALRALGPEPFSVAYVEPSRRPTDGRYGENPNRLQHYYQYQVIMKPSPENIQDLYIQSLEALGISFKDHDIRFVHDDWESPTLGAWGLGWEVWLDGMEITQFTYFQAVGGINLKPITGEITYGLERICMYLQNIDNVYDLEWGHGIKYGDVHLQGEKEFSKYNFEVADTDMYFRHFKEYENECDRCLANGCVLPAYDMVMKSSHVFNMLDARNAISVTERAGYIARVRELMKKVSAAYIESREKLGYPLIKNK
- a CDS encoding family 1 encapsulin nanocompartment shell protein produces the protein MDYLARESSPFEENFWQNIDKVVVETASRTLIGRRFLSIYGPLGAGAISVQYDKSDREEVFEDGFVKTSGRKSVELPQIYQDFTLLWRDLENNISNKLPLDLSIVSQAAQTLANKEDNLIFNGNDFLELKGILNAEGVQKLKISDWGQGENPYTDIVKAINMIREKGIVGRFVLCLSQSLYFDLQRIQQGTGMTEAQRISSMIGNLYNVPVIKGKKAALICSEPQYMDLAVGIDMSTAYLEQKDLNHSFRIMETIIPRIKDSNAIVVLE